Below is a window of Halomicrobium mukohataei DSM 12286 DNA.
CGATCCTCGAAGCCGAGGGCGAGGTCACCCACGAGGATCTCATCCCCGAGGAAGACTGCGTCGTCGTCATCACGGAAGACGACTACATCAAGCGGATGCCCGTCGACGCCTTCGACGCCCAGAACCGGGGCGGCAAGGGGATCATCGGCTCGGACCCCAAGGACGGCGACCGCGTCTCGAAGGTCTTCCGGGCGAACAGCCACGACTACCTGCTCTGTTTCACCAATCAGGGACAGGTCTATCGCCTGAAGACCTACGAGATTCCGGAGATGTCCCGCACCGCCAGGGGCAAGTCGGCGGTCAACATCATCGACCTCGGCGACGACGAGGAGATCACCGCCGTGGTCTCGACGGACGACTTCGAGGAAGACGAGTGCCTGACGATGGTCACTCGTAACGGCTACGTCAAGCGCACCTGCGTCGACGAGTTCGAGAACATCCTCTCGACGGGGATCATCGCCGCGAAGCTCGAAGACGGCGACGCACTGGTCGACGTGGAGGTCACCGACGACAGCGGCGATCTGGTCGTCGCCACCGAGGGCGGGATGACGATCCGCTTCGACGAGTCGGAGGTCCGCGAGATGGGACGCTCGGCCCGCGGTGTCCGCGGGATCGACCTGCAAGACGGCGACAAGGTGGCTGCGATGGTCGCGACGGACGACCACGACGACCGCGCACTCCTGACCGTCACCGAGAACGGGTACGGGAAGCGCACCCTCCTCGCCGAGTACAGCAAACAGTCCCGCTACGGCAAGGGCCTGATCGACATCAAGACCGACGATCGCAACGGCCGCGTCGCGACGGCGAAGGCGGTCCGCGAGGACGACCACCTCGTCATCATGAGCGAGAGCGGCCAGATCATGCGCATCCCCGCGGGCGACGTGTCACAGGTCGGCCGCAACACGAAGGGCGTCAAGATCATGGCACTCGACGGGGTGGACAACGTGGCGAGCGTGACGGTAGTGCCCGCCGAGGTCGAAAACGACGAGTAGCACGCGGGCCGCTAGGCAACGCCATCTTTTGGCGGATATACTGACACAAAAAAGCGTGGTATGAAGTCGCTGCGCTACGAGAGGGAAACGAATGCCAGAGGTTCCGCGCCACAAGAGCAAACACGAACGGCTGGCCGCCCACCCGCTCGTCACCGACGAGGGGCACGTGACGCTCGTCGAGCCACTGGACCGGAGCCGGAACGGCGAAGTCCGTAGCGCCGTGCGGCGGGAGGTAGCGGCCGCGGGCGTCGACTGCCAGCTCGCTGACTTTCGCAGCGGCTCCGATGTCGACTGGCCGGGACTGTACGAGGCGCTGCGTGCCGAGGGCGCGTCGCGCCGACGGATCGGAGCCGTACGAGACCTCGCCGATCGGTTCGAACGTCCGTATCCGTCGCTGCTGCGACTGCGCGTCGATCCCGACACGGAACTGGACTTCGAGCCGGGGCAGTACGTCACGCTGCGCAGCGGCGACACGCCGCGGGCGTACTCGCTCGCGAACACGCCAGCGGAGCACGAACTGGAGTTCTGTATCCGGCGTGTGCCCGGCGGACGGCTCACCAGCGAACTGTTCGTCCACGTCGAGGAAGGCGACGAGGTGGTCGTCCGCGGTCCCTACGGCGAGATGGCCCTCTCGAACCCTTCCAGCCGGGACGTGGTCTTTCTCGCGACCGGCACCGGCGTCGCTCCGTTTCGCAGTATGATCGAACACCTCTTCGCGACCGGGCAAGACACCTATCGAGGTACGGAGCGGGACGTGTGGCTGTTTCTCGGCTGTGCGTGGCGCGACGACCTACCGTATCGCGAGTGGTTCGAGTCGCTGGCCGAGAACCACGAGCGGTTTCACTTCGTCCCGACGCTGACGCGGGAGCCGCTCCTGAGCGACTGGACCGGCGAAGTCGACTACGTCCAGCGGGTGTTCGCGAAGTACCTCGACGGGGAGGCGGTCGATCGCACGTCGGTTCCGCGGTCGATGCAGCGGTACGTCGAGGCAGAGCCCGTGGGGACGCAGGCTCGGCTCGACCCCGACGACCTCGACCTGTACGCCTGTGGGATCAACGCCATGGTCGAGACGCTCGTCCGGACGGCACGGTCGGTCGGCGTCCCGGAGACACACATGGACTACGAAGGGTTCGGGTAAGGGTTCACTCGGCGAAGCCGTCGGCTCGAAGCGTCTCGTAGATGGCGTTGAGCTGGTGGTAGCCGACTTTGACCTCTGGCGTGTCGTCGATTGCGTCGGTCGCGACCTCGTTGTCCGGCGTCAACTGGAAGTACCAGTTCCCGTAGCGGTCGTTGACCGCGTGGTCCAGCGCGTAGTTCCAGATCCGGTCGTACCACGCTCGATACCGGTCGTCGTCGAAGCGGTCGGCCAGCAGTGCGGTCGCGCCGATTCCCTCACACAGCGGCCAGTAGTACTTGTTCTCGACGAGCGGGTCGCCGTCCCGGTCGAAGTTGTAGACGAAGCCGCCGCGGTCGTCGTCCCAGCCGTTCTCGACGGCGGCATCGAAGAAGCGAACGGCGCGGTCGGCGAACCACGGAGCGTCGCGGTGGCGAGCCAGTATCAGGAGGAGTTTGCTCCACTCCAGCAGGTGGCCAGGCTGATAGCCCCAGGGCCGGAAGAGGTCGCCCGGCTTGTCGCGGTTGTACGCCCAGTCGTGGTCCCACTCGCTCGTGTAGTGTTCCCACAGCAGGCCGTCGCCCTCGTCGGCGAGGTCGCGAGCCAGCCCCTCGGCGATACGAGCGGCGCGGTCGAGGTACTCCTCGGTTCCGGTGGCCTCGTAGGCGGCCAACAGCGCCTCGCAGGTGTGCATGTTGGCGTTCTGGCCGCGGTAGTCGCTCGTGCCGGACCAGTCGCGGTCGAGTTCGACGCGACAGCGACCGTGCTCGTCCTCCCAGAAGTGCTCGTCGAGCAGCGCGTACGCGGGCTCGATCCGTTCGCGGGCACCCGGGACGCCGGCACGTGCAGCCGTCGCGTACGCCAGGAGGACGAACGCGTGGCCGTAACACCGCTTGCCGCCGTCGGCCACGTCCTGTCCGTCCAGCTGCCAGACGTACCCGCCGTGGCGGTCGTCGCGGTGGTGTCGTTCGAGGTGACGAATGCCGTGTGCAGCCATCTCCTCGCAGTAGTGGGGGCCATCGAGGAGTGCGCCGACGCTGTAGTTGAACACGAAGCGGGCGGTGGCCGGCAAGAGCTTGGCGCGAGCGTCGTAGACGGTGCCGTCGCGGTCGCTGATCTGTGGGACGAACCCGCCGTGAGTCGTGTCGACGGACCGTTGGTGGTAGAACTCGAGCACGGAGAGCGCGTGTCGCCGGAGGTACCGGGGATCTCTGACTGTCGTGTCGGTGCGGGCGAGCATTGCCGGCCCGTCGACGTGACGAGTAATAAGCTTGCCCGAACTCGCAGGTCGTGTTTCACAGCGAGTGCCGTCGGCCAGAACGGACCGGCGGCGGTCCGGTTCACAGGATCCGTTTGCCCATCGCGCTGGCGGTGAGTTCACAGGCCAACTCCGCGGTCTGGTTGTGCGTGTCGAGGATGGGGTTGGCCTCGACGACCTCCATCGAGCACAGTTCGGTGTCACAGTTGGCGACGTACTCCATGGCGACGTGGGCTTCCCGATACGAGACGCCGCCCCGGACCGGCGTTCCGACGCCCGGCGCTTCGTTGGGATCGAGCCAGTCCATATCGAGACTGACGTGCAGGCCGTCGGTGCCGTCTCCGGCGACGGTCAGGGCCGACTCGACAACGTCCGTCACGCCGCGGTCGTCGATGTCGCTCATCGTGTAGGCCGTCACCGGCGACTCCTGGATGCGTCGACGCTCGCCCTCGTCGAGGCTCCGCAGCCCCACGAGTGCGACGTTCTCGGGGTCGACGTTCGAGGCGTGTGCCCAGTCGGTGTCCGCGAAGGAACCGAACCCGAGAATCGCGGCCAGCGGCATGCCGTGGACGTTGCCACTCGGCGTCGTTTCGGGGGTGTTGCAGTCCCCGTGAGCGTCGAACCAGACGATACCGATGTCGTCGGCCGTGGTGCCCGCGACCGTTCCGATCGCGATGGAGTGGTCGCCGCCCAGAACGAGCGGGAACTCGCCCGCGCTCGCCGTCGAGTCGACGGCCGACGCGATGCGTTCACAGACCACCTCCGTCTCGGCGAGGTACTTCGCTCGCCCGTCGACCGATTCGTCGGCGACCGGCTCCAGCTCCTCTGGGCGTGGAACCGTCACGTCACCGTAGTCGACACACTCGATGGCGGCCGATTCGAGCTGGTCGGCGAGGCCGGCGTACCTGATCGCCGAGGGACCCATGTCGACGCCGCGGCGATCCGCTCCGAGGTCCATCGGTGCACCGATGAGACGTACCTGTCGGTCCATGTCGGGGGGCTACGCGAGCCGGCACTAAAAGACAGATGGACGACGCGAGCTGCGATCCGTGCCAGCCGGGCGCGTGCTGCTACTGTCGGCCGTCCGTCCGTGACCGATGTCGCTACCCCGGTATGGCGAATATCGCCACGACGTTACAGCCAACAGTACGAATCGAGGGAGTCCTATCAACAGTATCTAATCGTTCTGTGAAGAACTGGGCTGACGACGGTACTCGTGGGTGTGACTCTGACGACGGGCAGAACTTCAAGTCGGGTCGCGACGAGTGTCGAGAAACACCGGCCCTGTCGAGGAACTCCCGGAGACAGTGCTGTTTCCGCTCGATTTGTGAATGTGGTTTTTTACCACGATACACAGTGACAGTCGGGATGGGGTCACCGTCGGCTTTAAGGACAGGTACATCCAATCTTCGGTTATGTCATCAATCGAACTCACACCCAGTCAGAAGAACATCTTGCAGGAACTGGTCAACCTGTACAAAGAGAGCGAGAGTGCGGTCAAGGGAGAAGACATCGCCGAGAAGGTCGACCGCAACCCCGGAACGATCCGTAACCAGATGCAGAGTCTGAAGGCGCTCCAGCTCGTCGAGGGCGTGCCCGGTCCGAAAGGCGGGTACAAGCCGACGGCGAACGCGTACGACGCGCTCCAGATCCAGGATATGGACGACGCCGCACGGGTCCCGCTCCGACACAACGGCGAGCTCCTCGAAGACGCCAACGTCGAAGAGATCGACCTGACGAGCGTTCACCATCCCGAGAAGTGTCGTGCCGAACTCCAGTTGCAGGGTTCGATCTCGGATTTCCACGAGGGCGACTCGGTCACCGTCGGCCCGACGCCGCTCTCGAAGCTCCAGATCATCGGTACCCTCGCGGGAAAAGACGACACCAGCAACAAGCTGATCCTGACTATCGACGACATGCGGGCACCGGCCGGCGAACCGGAACATTAATTCTGTCGTTCGTTTCCCGATAGTGGAAGTTTAGCGTTTCTAACTATTATTCAAGCCTTCATTTCGTGACATAAATAATAAATGCAGCCCCGCTGAATGTTTGATCGTCCATGACGGACAAAGACATTGGGGGGAGTACCAGACGAACCTTCCTCGGGACAGTAAGCGGTATCGTCGGATCAACAGCAGTCGGCACTGCAGCCGCGGTCGAAGGACGCGATCCAGACGGAAACGGCGGGGGGCACCGCGAGGCGGGAGAACTCATCGTCGGAATGGAGCCGACGGCAAACGCCGCCGAGACGAAGGCGACGATCCAGTCGGGGCTTCCCGAAGGAGCCTCGGTCGTCAGCGAGAACGACACGCTGGGGTTCATGGAAGTTCAGCTGCCTCAGCAGACCGGCCCACAGGCACAGTCGGCGGCCAAGAAAGACCTGGAGAACCAGCCCGGCGTCGCGTACGTCGAGCCAAACGCGATCTACTATCCGATGGTCATCGACGTCGACGACCCGCGGGTGGGAGAGCAGTACGCCCCGGAGCTGGTGAACGCTGGTGGGGCGTGGGAGACGACGCTGGGATCGACCGACGTGACGATCGGCGTCGTCGACCAGGGAACCCAGTACACACACCCCGACCTCCAAGCGCAGTTCGGAGAGGTCAAGGGACGGGACTTCGTCTCCGACGACGACGACCCGAGCCCGAGAGGCGGGAACGGCCACGGGACCCACGTCTCGGGCATCGCGGCCGGAACGACGAACAACGCCACGGGGATCGCGGGCATCTCGAACTCCTCGCTGCTGGCCGCACGCGCGCTTGGCGGTCAGGGCGGCGGTGGGACACTGAGCGCGATCGCAGACGCGATCGTCTGGTGTACGGACAACGGTGCAGACATCATCAACATGTCCCTCGGTGGCGGCGGTGCCAACCGGACGATGCGGAACGCGTGTGACTACGCGTTCGACAACGGCGCACTGCCGATCGCAGCGGCGGGCAACAGCGGCCAGCGAGGGATTTCGTATCCGGCAGGCTACGACTCCGTCGTCGCTGTCTCCGCGGTCGGTCCCAACGAGTCACTGACCGACTTCTCGCAGTACGGCCCTGGCGTCGACGTTGCCGCACCGGGACTGAACGTGCTCTCGACGTATCCGACCGACGGCTACAACTCGCTGTCGGGAACGTCGATGGCCTGCCCGGCGGCTGCGGGCGTCGCGTCGCTGGCCCTCGCGATCGATCCGAGCCTGTCGCCACAGGAGCTCAAAGACGTGCTCACCGAGAGCGCTCGCGACATCGGTCTCCCGTCGGACCAGCAGGGCAGCGGTCTCGTCGATGCCGGTGCGCTCGTCGACGCCGTGAGCGACGACGACGGCGGTGGCGGCGGCGACGAAGACGCGACGAGCGGCTCGCTCACCTTCGGCGATCAGGTGCTGGGCGACGACGGGAACGTCACGGTCAGCGACGTGACGACGAACGGCGACGCGACGGTCGTGGTGACCTATCCCGACGGCGACCAGAACGTGGTCGCGGGCGTCTCGTCCGCAGACGACGCCAGCGGCACGTCCGTGCCGGTGTCGGTCCAGGACGACGGCGGATTCCCCGGCGAGCACACGGCCTGGGTGTTCGGCGACGGAGACGTCGAGGGCGTCGCGATCGGCGACGACGCGACGCCGGTGGCCGGTAGCGCGCTCGATTCCGACACCGCGGTCGTGTCGGACGGCGACGACGGCGGGGGCGGCGGCAGCGAGTACCCGCAGTGGTCCGCCGACGAGGTCTACACGAGCGGCGACCGCGTCGTCTACGAAGGAACGATCTACGAGGCCCAGTGGTGGACTCAGGGCGACGAGCCCGGTTCGAGCCAGTGGGGTCCGTGGGAAGAAGTCGGTCCGGCAGACGGCGGTGACGGCGGTGACGGCGGTGACGGCGGTGACGGCGGTGACGGCGGTGACGGCGGTGACGGCGGTGACGGCGGCGACGGCGGCGACGGCGAGTACCCACAGTGGGACGCCGACACGGCCTACACCGGCGGCGACCGCGTCGTCTACGACGGCTCCGTCTGGGAGGCCCAGTGGTGGACCCGAGGCGACGAGCCCGCCGAAGGGAAAGCGGTCTGGGAACGCGTCTCCTGATCGCTGTCGCACCGTCGGCCGTCGCTCCGTGACGGCGTTCGCGACGCCGGGTCGCGAATAGCACACCGCAGCAGGCGGCCGACGACGCGACCTCAGCGCCCGCCGTTCCCGTCGAATCGGGGCGACGTGGCGAAGAGACAACGCAGTTGCCACAGGAGAGCGATTTCAAAGCCTTTGTATCGCCCGCTGCCCGACCTTTTCACACATGACCGACAACGTTGTCGTTCTCGGAGCTGGCTACGCCGGCGCGGGTGCGATAAAGAGCCTCGAAGACGAACTGAACGGCGAGGCCGACATCACTTGGATCTCGGACACCGACTACCACCTGGTACTCCACGAGTCCCACCGCTGTATCCGTGACCCGACCGTCCAGGAGAAGGTGACCATCCCCGTCGGCGACATCAAGTCTCGACAGACCGACTTCGTGCAGGCGTCGGTCGCCGACATCGACACCGAGGAGCGCGTCGTCGAACTCGACGACGACTCGACGGTCGAGTACGACTACCTCCTCGTCGCCATCGGTTCCCAGACCGCCTTCTTCGGTATCGAGGGACTGGCGGAGTACGCACACACGCTCAAGTCGCTGGACGACGCCCTGAACATCCACGACGCCATCGCCAGCGCCGCCAGAGACGCGACGCAGAACGATCCCGCTCAGATCGTCGTCGGCGGTGCCGGCCTCTCTGGCATCCAGACGGCCGGAGAGATCGCCGAGTACCGCGACGAGCGCCGCGCGCCCCTGGAGATTCACCTCGTCGAGGGACTCGACGAAGTGATGCCCAACGGCGATCCCGAGCTACAGGGCGCGATCCGCAAGCGCCTCGAAGCGGCGGACATCAACATCATGTGTGGCGAGTTCATCGGCGAGGTCGACGAGGACACGGTCTACGTCGGCGAAGAGACGGAACTCGACTACGACGAACTCATCTGGACCGGCGGCATCACCGGCCGCGACGCCGTCCGCGACGTGGAACTGGACAAAGACGAACGCTCCCATCGCATCGACTCCGAGCGTGACTTCCAGACCTCCGACGACCGCGTCTTCGCCATCGGCGACTGCGCGCTGATCGACCAGCCCGGCGACGACCCCGCACCACCGACCGCTCAGGCCGCCTGGCAGGCCGCCGAGGTCGCCGGTCGGAACCTCGCGCGCGCCGTCCGGGGCCAGCCACTGGACACGTGGACCTACGACGACATGGGGACGGTCGTCTCCGTCGGCGACAAGGCCGTCGCCCACGACGTGGAGTACATGGGCATCAGCGTCCCCGTCGACACGTTCGGTGGCTTCCTCGCTGAGAACCTCAAGAAGGCCATCGCAGCCAAGTGGATCCGCCGAGTCTCGACGACCGGCCGGGCCGCCAAGGCCTGGCCCGACATGTAAGTCGGGCGTTTCTGTCGGGCAGTTACACACCCGATTTACCGCTCGCGAACGACGACAGCCGCGTGTACCGCCAGGACGACCAGCGCGGACAGCACGACCCCGACGCCGAGTGGCCCCTCGAAGACGGCTCTCGCGTACGGCACCGCGCCGACCGCGATCGGTTCGCCGAGTGGGAACGGCGTCACCAGTCGTGTAGGCTGAGCGGAACCGTGAACGTACCCGGCGAAGTAGCCGTGTCCATAGAGTTCCGGGGGCGAGAGATACACGATCCGCTCGTACAGCGCCTCGATGCCGAGTCGGTACAACAGGTACGACACCGTGACGACGCCGACGAGTCGTTTTACCGCACGAGCGTACGCGGCGAGGTACCAGCGTCTGGCCGGGCGGAGCTGTGGTCGTTCGTACGATCGCATTGCTTTCACGTAACTCCAGGCATATATGAATGTTCGCCCGACGGAGATCCCAGAGTCCTACGATACTCCGTCTCGACTCACAGCGACAGGCCGGCGTGCCAGTGGTCGGCGTCGCTGGCTTCGACGGCCGCGTCCATCCGCGCGAGGTAGTCGATCGCGAGACTCGCGGTCTTTGCGGCCCTGCGTTCTCCTTCCGTGCGAAACTCTCCGGTGACGCGGTTGGCGTAGACCGTACAGACCGCGCCGGCCCGGAGCCCGTAGAGGTTCGCCAGCGTCAGGATGGCGCTGGCTTCCATCTCGAAGTTGAGGACGCCGGCCTCACGGAGTGCGTCGATGCGCTCGTCGCTCCCGCTGGCCTCGAAGCCCTCGAAGCCGGGCCGTGACTGGCCGGCGTAGAAGCTGTCCGTCGAACAGGTCAGTCCGAGGTGGTAGTCGTATCCTAACTCCTCTGCGGCGGCGACGAGCGCCGAGACGACGCGGTGATCGGCGGTCGCGGGGTAGTCCTCGCGGACGTACTCCTCGCTGGTTCCCTCCTGTCGGACCGCGCCCGTGGTGATGATCAGATCGCCGATGCTGGCCTGCTCCTGGATCGCGCCACAGGAACCGACGCGGAGCAGCGTCTCGGCGTCGACGCGAGCCAGTTCTTCGACGGCGATGGCTGCCGAGGGCGAACCGATCCCGGTCGACGTGACCGAAATCGGCGTTCCGTCGTACTCCCCGGTCGCCGTGCGGTACTCTCGGTGGTCTGCGACGACCTCGTGGTCGTCCCAGGACTCGACGACCTTGGCGACGCGCTCGGGGTTGCCCGGCAGGAGGACGCTGGGTGCCACGTCGCCCGGCGCGACTTCGAGGTGGTACTGCTCGCCGTCGTTGGGATCTTCGCTGTCGTCGGTCATTCCAGGTGCTCCTGTGTGATCGTCGCCGGAATCAGTTCGCCCAGCTGGTACGTCGTCGTCTCGCCGTCGCCCTCGTCACAGACCACCGGCAGGTCGTCGTCACAGAACTCGATCAGCGTCTGGCGGCACATCCCGCAGGGAGTGACGCCGTCGCGAGCGTCCGACGAGACGGCGATCCGCTCGAACTCCCGGTGACCGTCCGCGACCGCGCTCCCGACGGCGACCTCCTCGGCGTGGAGGCTGTTGCTGTAGTTGGCGTTCTCGACGTTGCAGCCGGTGTACACCGCGCCGTCGGCGGTCTCGATCGCCGCACCGACGCCGTACTCGGAGTACGGCGCGAACGACTCCTCGACCGCCGTTCTGGCTGCTTCGACCAGCGAATCCATGTGCAGGGCCACGGCTGGCCGGGTCAAATAGCCATCGCCCAGAAGGACGGGCGACCGGCTCAGGCTGCCGTGGTGACCGCCTGCTCGACGATCTGGGCGACCCGTTCGACGAGGTCGTCCACGTCGTCGCTCTCGGCGTACACTCGGACGTAGGGCTCGGTGCCGGAGGGGCGCACGAGGGTCCACGAGTCGTCGGGGAACGTCAGCCGGACGCCGTACTCCGTCTCGACGGCGGCCTCGGGAAACGTCTCGGGGAGCGTCGTCGCCAGCCGCTCCATCGTCGCCGTCTTGTGCTCGTCCGGACAGTCCACGCTGTGTTTGCGGTAGGGTCGCTCGGTGACGGGCTCCCGGAGCGCGTCGAGTCCTTCGTCGTCGATCAGCGCCGTCAGGACGGCTGCGCTGACGACGCCGTCGATCCACCCGCCGAAGCCGGTGTGGACGTGTTTCCAGGGTTCGGCGGCGAAGACGACGCTCCCCTCCGCGGCCGCGATGCCCTCGTGGAGCGCACCGAGTCGGATCCGCTCGACGCGACCGCCGGCCTCGTCGACCCGCTCGTCGATCCGGCCGGAGGCGTTGGGCGTCGTCACGACGACCGGGTCCCGAGCGGACGAGCGGCGAACGTAGTGTTCGGCCAGTATCGCGAGGACGGTGTCCTCGTGGACCACGTCACCGTCGGCGTCGACGATCACGATGCGGTCCGCGTCGCCGTCGTGGCCGATGCCGAAGGCCGCGTCCGTGTCGGCGACGAACGAGCGGAGTGCGGCCAGTGACTCCGGCGTGGGCTTGCTCTGGCGGGCTGGAAAGTGACCGTCGACCGACGCTTCGAGCGCGCGCACGTCCGCACCGAGTGCGCGGAGGACCTGTGGCGTCGCGAGCGAACCCATCCCGTTGCCACAGTCGACCGCGACCGTGACATCCAGGGGGCCGTTCCCGTGATCCGCCGCGTAGGCCGCGACCGCGTCACGGTACTTGTCGAGCACTGTGGCTCGCTCCGTATCGCCCCACGCGGACCACTCGGCGGCGTTGTCGCCGTCAGCGACTCGCTCCTCGACTCGCGCCTCGGCCTCGCGGTCGTACTCGCTGCCGTCGACGAACAGCTTGATGCCGTTGTCCTCCGGCGGATTGTGACTCGCCGTAAGCATGACGCCCCGCTGGCCCTGCGAGGCGTACGCGAGCGCTGGCGTCGGACACTGACCGATGCGGACGACCGAACCGCCCGCGCTTTCGATGCCCGCTTCGACTGCCGCGGCGAGGGCCGGGCTGGTGACGCGACCGTCGAAGCCGACGACGAACTCCGCGCCGTCGCGGCCGACCGCCTGGCCGACCCGAAGCGCGCGTTCGGGCGTCACTGTCTCGGCGACCGTACCACGGATTCCCGCCGTCCCGAACAGTTCCATACGTCACCGGTCGTTCGGGCCGCACTTGGGGGTAGCGGTACGCTCTCGTGGTGGCAGTCGGCCTCGAACGGATCGTCGGTAGGGAGAATTAGCTCGGCGTCGCACCCGCGTACGCGCCTTCCAGTCGAAGCACGACTCTGTGGATCGGCAGCGACAGCCCCATCCGACCGAACAGGAGTGCGATCGGGAGCAACACGATGCCCAGCAGCAGGCTGAACTGGTACAGTGCGAACACGAAGCCGCGGTAGAGTTGCGATTCCATCGTCCCTCGCTCTGCTATGGGCGAGTAGGAGTATATAAAGGTTAGCATCGGGCCACCGGCGTCGAATCGACCGCAGTCGTGCGGTTTCGTCGGTTCGTCCCGTCGACGCATCCCGCCTCGAAGATCCGCCGATGTTCGGGTAATGGAGCCGTTGGCACTACGGGACGTTCGCATAACTTATGACGATATTCGCCGTCTCGTGCGCAGGCACGAATCAAAACACACGTGTAGTGGGGACGCGGAGAAACGTGTATGAATTACCTCGTGGCGATGGAAGCAGCCTGGTTGGTCAGAGACGTCGAAGACATCGACGACGCGATCGGTGTCGCAGTCAGCGAAGCGGGGAAACGCCTCAACGAGTCCGAGATGGACTACGTCGAGGTCGAGGTCGGTGCGACGGGCTGTCCCGCCTGTGGCGAGCCCTTCGACTCCGCGTTCATCGCCGCCGACACCGCGCTGGTCGGCCTCGTCCTCGAAATGAAGGTGTTCAACGCGGAGTCGATCGAACACGCCCAGCGGATCGCCAAAAGCGAGATCGGCGGGTCGCTGCGCGACGTGCCGCTGAAAGTCATCGACACGATCGAGTTCGAGGGCGAGGAAGCCGACGCCGACACACAGGCCTGATACGGAACGTTGTCGTTGCGTACCGGTGAGCCACTCTCTGTCCCGACGCTCACCAGTACATCGCGACGACCGTCCGTGCGAGGGGCCGGCGTCGCTCTCACGGACCGCACACTCTGTAGTGGCTGTGACACGGACGAGCGACGGTACAGGCGGGCCGTCCTGCCGTGGCGCTCGAACGTCGACAGCGCCGTCGGTGTCTTTATATATTACCGTAGGTAATTGGAGGTATGGAACTTCCGACGCCCGACGATCTGCGGGAACGGCGGACCGAACTTGGCCTGACCCAGAGCAAACTCGCGGACCGGGCAGACGTATCACAGCCGCTGATCGCGCGGATCGAGGGCGGCGACGTGGACCCGCGGCTGTCGACGCTTCGACGGATCGTCAACGCCCTCGAAGAGGCCGAAGGCGGCATTCTCCGAGCCGACGAGCTGATGAACGCCCCGGTCCACAGCGTCGCACCGGACGACTCCGTCCACGAGACCCAGGACATCCTCGACGAGGGCAAGTACTCGCAGGTGCCGGTCGTCCGTGACGGCACCCCCGTCGGCCTGATCGGCCACTCCGACATCATCCAGCACGACCGCGAGAACGTGGGCGACCTCCCGGTCGCCGACGTGATGCACGAGTCGATCGCGACCGTCGAGACCGACGCGACGATCGACGAGATCGACGCCTACCTGACGCACAACGACGCCGTCCTCGTCGTCGACGCCGGCGAGACGGTCGGCATCATCACCGAAGCCGACATCGCGGCCCACGTGAGCTAGCGGGTCTTGGGGCGTTAGTCGCCGTATACTCGGCTGAACGGTCGGATCACCTTTTGTAGCCCCGTCGCGTCCAGAGCAGCAATGACGGTTCGTCCCGACGACGACAGACTGCACCGGCAGCTCGAAACGGCGCTCGAAATTGCCGACGACGATCGCATCAGATATCACCTCCGCGAGGCCCTCCAGTTGCGACTCGTCGCGAACGAAC
It encodes the following:
- a CDS encoding FAD-binding oxidoreductase encodes the protein MPEVPRHKSKHERLAAHPLVTDEGHVTLVEPLDRSRNGEVRSAVRREVAAAGVDCQLADFRSGSDVDWPGLYEALRAEGASRRRIGAVRDLADRFERPYPSLLRLRVDPDTELDFEPGQYVTLRSGDTPRAYSLANTPAEHELEFCIRRVPGGRLTSELFVHVEEGDEVVVRGPYGEMALSNPSSRDVVFLATGTGVAPFRSMIEHLFATGQDTYRGTERDVWLFLGCAWRDDLPYREWFESLAENHERFHFVPTLTREPLLSDWTGEVDYVQRVFAKYLDGEAVDRTSVPRSMQRYVEAEPVGTQARLDPDDLDLYACGINAMVETLVRTARSVGVPETHMDYEGFG
- a CDS encoding AGE family epimerase/isomerase — translated: MLARTDTTVRDPRYLRRHALSVLEFYHQRSVDTTHGGFVPQISDRDGTVYDARAKLLPATARFVFNYSVGALLDGPHYCEEMAAHGIRHLERHHRDDRHGGYVWQLDGQDVADGGKRCYGHAFVLLAYATAARAGVPGARERIEPAYALLDEHFWEDEHGRCRVELDRDWSGTSDYRGQNANMHTCEALLAAYEATGTEEYLDRAARIAEGLARDLADEGDGLLWEHYTSEWDHDWAYNRDKPGDLFRPWGYQPGHLLEWSKLLLILARHRDAPWFADRAVRFFDAAVENGWDDDRGGFVYNFDRDGDPLVENKYYWPLCEGIGATALLADRFDDDRYRAWYDRIWNYALDHAVNDRYGNWYFQLTPDNEVATDAIDDTPEVKVGYHQLNAIYETLRADGFAE
- the rocF gene encoding arginase, with the protein product MDRQVRLIGAPMDLGADRRGVDMGPSAIRYAGLADQLESAAIECVDYGDVTVPRPEELEPVADESVDGRAKYLAETEVVCERIASAVDSTASAGEFPLVLGGDHSIAIGTVAGTTADDIGIVWFDAHGDCNTPETTPSGNVHGMPLAAILGFGSFADTDWAHASNVDPENVALVGLRSLDEGERRRIQESPVTAYTMSDIDDRGVTDVVESALTVAGDGTDGLHVSLDMDWLDPNEAPGVGTPVRGGVSYREAHVAMEYVANCDTELCSMEVVEANPILDTHNQTAELACELTASAMGKRIL
- a CDS encoding HTH domain-containing protein, encoding MSSIELTPSQKNILQELVNLYKESESAVKGEDIAEKVDRNPGTIRNQMQSLKALQLVEGVPGPKGGYKPTANAYDALQIQDMDDAARVPLRHNGELLEDANVEEIDLTSVHHPEKCRAELQLQGSISDFHEGDSVTVGPTPLSKLQIIGTLAGKDDTSNKLILTIDDMRAPAGEPEH
- a CDS encoding S8 family serine peptidase — translated: MTDKDIGGSTRRTFLGTVSGIVGSTAVGTAAAVEGRDPDGNGGGHREAGELIVGMEPTANAAETKATIQSGLPEGASVVSENDTLGFMEVQLPQQTGPQAQSAAKKDLENQPGVAYVEPNAIYYPMVIDVDDPRVGEQYAPELVNAGGAWETTLGSTDVTIGVVDQGTQYTHPDLQAQFGEVKGRDFVSDDDDPSPRGGNGHGTHVSGIAAGTTNNATGIAGISNSSLLAARALGGQGGGGTLSAIADAIVWCTDNGADIINMSLGGGGANRTMRNACDYAFDNGALPIAAAGNSGQRGISYPAGYDSVVAVSAVGPNESLTDFSQYGPGVDVAAPGLNVLSTYPTDGYNSLSGTSMACPAAAGVASLALAIDPSLSPQELKDVLTESARDIGLPSDQQGSGLVDAGALVDAVSDDDGGGGGDEDATSGSLTFGDQVLGDDGNVTVSDVTTNGDATVVVTYPDGDQNVVAGVSSADDASGTSVPVSVQDDGGFPGEHTAWVFGDGDVEGVAIGDDATPVAGSALDSDTAVVSDGDDGGGGGSEYPQWSADEVYTSGDRVVYEGTIYEAQWWTQGDEPGSSQWGPWEEVGPADGGDGGDGGDGGDGGDGGDGGDGGDGGDGGDGEYPQWDADTAYTGGDRVVYDGSVWEAQWWTRGDEPAEGKAVWERVS